The Mycolicibacterium hassiacum DSM 44199 genome includes a window with the following:
- a CDS encoding DUF2599 domain-containing protein, with protein sequence MAGRLGAGRLGAGRIAAWALVAVLSGVAGGPLAAPVRAEPVDPVVPPPSPYPPRPPDAPNYIERTEWVYHGDRATLRVYPTAWGWAASGIFTNGAQSYDAWAELLEHAPEANTLSMQNQFFCYWQLSTFTNPGKVGTWNLEPWRPVVSSIIMQNSGCNPGGPDDVLNW encoded by the coding sequence GGGGCCGGTCGGATCGCGGCCTGGGCGCTGGTCGCGGTGCTGTCCGGGGTGGCCGGTGGTCCGCTCGCGGCCCCCGTGCGGGCCGAACCGGTCGACCCCGTCGTGCCGCCGCCGTCGCCGTATCCGCCGCGGCCACCGGATGCACCGAACTACATCGAACGCACCGAGTGGGTGTACCACGGCGATCGCGCGACGCTGCGCGTCTATCCGACCGCGTGGGGGTGGGCGGCGTCGGGGATCTTCACCAACGGCGCCCAGAGCTACGACGCATGGGCCGAACTGCTCGAGCACGCCCCGGAGGCCAACACGCTGTCCATGCAGAACCAGTTCTTCTGCTACTGGCAGCTGTCGACGTTCACCAACCCGGGCAAGGTGGGCACCTGGAACCTGGAGCCGTGGCGGCCGGTGGTGTCGAGCATCATCATGCAGAACTCCGGATGCAATCCGGGTGGCCCCGACGACGTGCTCAACTGGTGA